The genome window GTGCCAGAAAATCTTTCTCCTTTCCGTGAGGGATATATAACTGCCCGTTAGGCTTAGCCTGGTTAGTGGCCATTTTTGAAACCGTTTTCCCTGACGACATCCCAAACGAGATGGGCAGGCCGGTTTCGCGCATTATCTTTTGCCGAAGCTCACCGGCATGCTTATAGCAGTTATGAAACCTGTCCATACCTGTATAATCAATGTAAAACTCATCAATTGATGTTTTCATATACAGCGGCACTGCGTTGTGGATAATCTCAGTAACCTCCCTGCTGGCCTCACCATAACGACCGTGCGAGCCCCTTAACACAATTGCATGCGGGCATAGCTTAAGCGCCTGCCGCGTAGGCATTGCTGAGTGTACTCCAAACATACGCGCCTCGTAGCTGCAGCTGGCCACTACACCCCTATCCGCCGATCCTCCTATAATTACCGCTTTGCCAATAAGCGAAGGATCAAACTTTCGCTCAACAGAGACAAAGAAAGAATCAAGATCAATGTGCATTACGGTGCGTTTCGCAATCATATAACAAAAGTAGAAAATTAATTGAAATTACTAAAATTATTAGCATTTTAGCGTCCTAAATTTCATTGTTTTATATGACGACCTATGTTGATTATTTGATGATTATTTGCTTGCCATCCGAACTGGTTAAGGAAATCAGCAGGTATAAGCAGGCGTCGGTAAATGCAATAGGTCATTTCGAGGCGATGCACACACCGGCTTATATCACCATAACCCATCAGGTACGGTGCAAGCCATTTTTGGCACAGCCTGCAATAGCGCGCATGGAGCAAAGAATTAGTAGCCTGCCACCCGCTGAACTCTACTTGAACGGCTTTGGTTATTTTAGCCACGGCAGCGCTGCCAAAACCATATACGCACAAATTGAACCAACGCAACGAAATGAAAATTGGTTTAAATTGTTAGCCATGCAAATGGGTATAAAACTAAAGGATTTTACCCCGAACGTTACCATCGTTAAAAATATCCCGGCAACCACGTTTAATAAGCTTTGGCCCAATTTTCATAACCGGAAGTTTAAATACCCGTTTACCGTGAACAGCCTCACTATTTTACACAAAGATACGTTTACAGAACATGACGAATGGAGAGTTTACCGTGAGTTAAGCTTTGGTAATAAGCTATCCGCGTTTTAAGTGAGGGCCGTATTATTACGAAGAAGCTACTTCGGGCTTCCAATTACGAAAGAAATCAATAACGTTGAAAAATGTTAAAAAAAAGTTAATAACTAAATCCAGCACTTCGTCTTACCCGTAATTAACATTATTAATTGGCAATTACATTAAAAAAGCTGTAAATTAAATTAAAAAAGAAAGAGTAAAAAATTTGAAAATTTAATGAAATTCATCTTCATGCTGTCAATCTTTTTAAATTAATTACAAAAGTGTCACAATATTTTTAATAAGATTAATGTTATATTTAAACCACCCTAATTAAATATGCAGATCGACAAAGAAAGAATCGAACAAATTGTTTCGGACATGGCGCCTATTGTAGCAGACCAGTATTTAGATAAAAACCTCTCCAAATACCTTCCGTCTATTGAGCAAAACCTGACTTTATTAAATAATTATTTAGATAGTCATATAGAGCATGACACGGAACTTTATCATTTTTTAATTACCGTTTCATATCAGTACTACCGGCTTAAAGACCAGATTTTAAGCACACACCACTAACAAATACTAACTTTCTGCACGTTAACTCAATAATATTTTTTTAACGAATTGCCCGTTTTAATTTCCAGATGTAATTCGCTTCTGCAGGCATGATTATTAATGCCAGTCCCCCCTATATTAAAATCTAAAATCTGTGAAATAATTTTACAAAACAATTTGCAATTGCTAAAAATATTAGTAATATTTGTTTTGTAAATCAAACGGTTATGACAGGTTACCAGGATTATTTAATAGTGTTATCTCCTCCGGATAGCATCAAAAAAAAGATAAAAAGATATAAAGACGACAGCGCCGCCATTATTGGCGAATATGACAGTCATTATTCAAAAGGTCACATCAGCATTCAGCAATGGCCGCGTAAAAAGCCGGTATGGATAGACGCAATGATGCCCAAACTGGAACGCGAGCTATTAAGCCTTCCTCCGCTTGTTGTTAATATTAAGGGCTTCGATTTTTTCCATCACGAGGACAATCCCACCATTTATGCGCGGATGGATCAAACAGCTTTAACAGCTATTTGGTACAAACAACTGAAAAGGTTTTTTAGTGGCGGCAGCTTTGTTCCGCATATCACGATTGCCCGAAGTATCCCTGCGCCGGCATTTAAAAAACTATGGCCCTACCTGAGCAAACAGGAATGGAACGAAGAATTTAAGATAGATAAACTAACCATACTAAGAAGAGATACCATCGGTCATGATAAAAGCTATAAAATATACCGGGAATTACCGTTTAACCGTCGCCTGGATTTTTATAATTACACCCAATCAAAGGTAAAAACGCCTGTTACAACAGAAAAACCTGTTAATACACAGCAATTTAGCCTTTTTTAACAATTTATTAACCAAAAACAAACCTTTTCCTATCTTTGCGCCGGGGTAAGTCTTTTACGGCCAGCTCCTCTTGAACTCCCCCAGGGTGGGAACACAGCAAGGGTAGAGAGTTGAGCGGCGCGATAAAAGTAGCTTACCCTTTTTTGTGCCTTTTTTTTCGGTTTACGGGTAAATCATTAGTTTGTTGTAGCCGGGGTTCCAATCTTTTAGTAGCGGTTATTCAAGAAATAACGTAAGCCATATTTGTCATCAGCCTGCCTTTTTTTGATTTTTGGAGCATTAATCAGCCCATCAATGCCGGCTGCCCATTTCTAAAATCATTATCTTCGCCAAAACATCTTCTCTACAATGCTTGATATTCTCATTATAGGCGGCGGCCCCATCGGATTAGCATGCGGACTCAAAGCTCAAAAAGCCGGTTTAAGCTTTTTAATTATTGAAAAAGGCTGCCTGGTTAATTCATTATATAATTACCCCTCTACCATGACGTTTTTCTCCACCTCCGAGAAGCTGGAGATTGGCGGCATTCCCTTTGTAACAGTAAATAACAAACCTACCCGTTCTGAAGCGTTGGAATATTACCGCAGGGTGTCAACGTCCAATCAATTGCCTGTAAACTTATTTGAGGAAGTTACCGGACTTGCAAAGCAGGATGATAATTTTACCGTTACTACCAGCAAGGGAACTTACCATGCAAAAAAAATCATTCTTTCTACCGGGTTTTATGACATTCCTGTAAAGCTGGACATCCCCGGCGAAAACCTGCTAAAAGTTAAACACTATTATAAAGATCCTCACTATTATGCTATGCAAAAAGTGGTTGTAGTGGGATCAAGCAACTCCGCTATTGACGTAGCCTTGGAAACCTACCGAAAAGGTGCGGAAGTAACGCTCGTGATAAGGGGTGCAGAAGTTAGCGACAGAGTGAAGTACTGGGTACGTCCGGACATCATCAACAGGATTAAAGAAGGCAGTATCAGAGCTTATTTTAACTCCCATTTAAATGCTATCCGTGAAAATGAAGTGGATATTGAAACGCCTGATGGATCAGTTACGATTCCGAATGATTTTGTTATGGCGATGACCGGCTATAAACCCAATTTTGCTTTTCTAAAAAAACTGGGCATCAACCTTACTGAAGACAAGTTTATCCCGAGTTACAACCTTGAAACTATGGAAACTAACCAGCCTGGGCTTTACCTTGCAGGCGTAGTTTGCGGGGGACTTGATACCCATTTGTGGTTCATTGAAAACTCAAGGGTGCATGCAGAAATGATAATAGATGACATAATTTCAAAGCGCTGAAAAATATTGCCTCTTATTTTTTTATGCCTTTTAGTATATTTTAAATTAAAACGCTAAACTGGGACAGCATTTATAATTGTCAGGCTTAAAAACACCATTACATTTTTAAACTAACAATAATTGTTTTTTTCTTGCATAAATAAAAATTAATGCAATACTTTGCACAAAATTTAAAAAACAATAAAACAACAAATAAAATGAATCAACAAAGCTTAAATAAGCCAATAACCAGAGCCACCTTTGCTCCGGTTTCAGCTGCTTTGGTTTCAACTGTTTTTTTATTCTCGCCTTCTCGACGAAGGCCGTACATGCCCCGGGTTTGATTTATTTCCCTTCCTGAACCCAATGAAGTTTGTTATTAAACTTCTTCCGCAAAAGATCATCTAATTATTAATGCTGTAATAAGCCAATAATTTAACGGTAATTTTTCTATTTCAATGATTAAAGATTTTGATATACAGGTAGCAACCGCGCAGCACGCAGACTTTGCACCGCAGATCTGCGATGAGATGGCTGAATCTGCAAAAGCTCGCGGTACAGGCATAGCCCAGCGCTCGCCTGAATACGTTGCTAATAAAATGCTCGAAGGCAAAGCAGTTATTGCTTTTCATAAAGATGGTACATGGGCAGGTTTCTGCTACATAGAAACCTGGAGCCATGGCGATTTTGTGGCTAACTCCGGTTTGATTGTTAGTCCCCAATTTAGGAAAGAAGGCCTGGCAAAGGCAATTAAAGAAAGCATCTTCAATCTGTCGCGCACAAAATACCCCAATGCAAAGATTTTTGGCTTAACAACGGGCCTAGCGGTAATGAAGATAAATTCAGAATTGGGTTATGAACCAGTCACTTATTCTGAGCTTACCCAGGACGAGGATTTTTGGGCTGGCTGTAAAAGCTGTGTAAACTACGACATTCTGATGAGCAAGGGCCGCAAAAACTGTATGTGCACAGCAATGTTGTTTGACCCTGCTGAAAAACAGAAGGAATACGAGGACAAGATGAAGAAGATAACCCACAAAGCAACTTTGCTGGAGCGCATTGAAAATGCGATTAAAAAACGAATAGAGAAGTTTACGTACAGCACTACTTAGAACCGCAATACTTTGCGTTTCAGAATATGAATAAATTACCAGGACGTAAAGTATTGCGTCTGCACACAAACATAAATCAATGAAAAAAAAGGTTGTTTTGGCTTATAGCGGAGGTTTGGATACCTCATTCTGTTGCATTTACTTAACTCAGGATTTAGGTTATGAGGTTCATTCGGTAATAGTAAATACCGGTGGCTTCAACGACGAAGAACTTAAAAGCGTAGAAGAACGCGCTTACAAAATGGGCGTTACGTCGCACCATGTGGTTGACGAAACAGAAAACTTTTACAATACCTGTGTTCGCTTTTTGATCTATGGTAATGTTTTAAAAAACAATACTTATCCCCTTTCAGTAAGTGCCGAGCGCGTTAGCCAGGCAACGGCTATTGCAAATTATGCCAAAGAAATAGGTGCAGAATTTGTAGCACACGGCAGCACCGGCGCCGGTAACGACCAGGTCCGTTTTGATATGATCTTCAATATCCTTGTTCCTGAAGTGCAGATCATCACCCCTATCCGCGACTTAAAACTGAGCCGCGAAGCGGAGATCCAGTATCTGAAAGAGCATGGTGTGGAAATGAACTTTGAAAAGGCCAAATACTCTATTAATAAAGGCATCTGGGGCACTTCTGTAGGTGGTAAAGAAACCCTTACATCAAACCTAGGATTACCGGAGGAAGCATGGCCTACGCAAGTTACCTCAACCGGGGTAAAAAACCTGGAGTTGATTTTTGAAAAAGGCGAATTGGTGGGGATTGATAATGAAAGATACGATCACCCAACAAAAGCTATCCAGGCACTACAGGCCATTGCACAGCCTTACGGCATAGGCAGGGATATACATGTAGGTGATACCATTATTGGAATCAAAGGCCGCGTAGGCTTTGAGGCTGCTGCACCAATGATCATCATAAAGGCGCACCACACCCTTGAAAAACACGTACTTACCAAATGGCAACTGTCATGGAAAGATCAATTGTCTTCGTTCTATGGCAACTGGTTGCATGAAGGCCAGTTCCATGATCCAATTATGCGCAATATAGAGGCATTTTTAACAGATACCCAGCACAATGTGACAGGCAAGGTATTTGTGCAACTGCACCCTTATCGGTTCCAGGTTATTGGTATCGAGTCGGCGCATGATTTAATGTCAAATAAATTTGGCAGCTATGGCGAAATGAACAATTCGTGGAGCGGTGAAGATGTTAAAGGCTTCTCAAAGATTTTTGGCAACCAGGTAATGATCTATCATAAAGTTAATTCATAACTCATGGAAAAAGTAAGAGCAGGTATAGTTGGAGGAGCGGGTTATACTGGTGGCGAAATGCTGCGGATCCTGATCAACCACCCGAACGTGGAGATATCGTTCGTACACAGCAGCAGCAATGCCGGCAACCATGTTTACGACGTACATACCGATCTGTTTGGCGATACCGATCTGAAATTTGCTGCAGAACTGGCTTATAATATTGATGTGCTCTTTTTATGTGTAGGGCACGGAGACGCCAGGAAGTTCTTAGAAGCCAATCCTATTCCTGATCACATTAAAATAATAGACCTCAGCCAGGACTTCAGGCTGTTGCCGAATGCAAAACTGAAAACAAAAAATTTCATTTACGGCTTGCCTGAATTAAACCGGGAAGCTATTAAACAAGCAGGAAATATTGCTAACCCGGGTTGCTTTGCCACATGCTTACAGTTAGGGCTGATACCATTAGCGTCAAAGGGGTTATTAAACAGCGAGGTACATATTACCGCCACCACAGGATCAACCGGTGCCGGACAAAGCCCGTCGGCCACTACGCATTTTACCTGGCGCAATGATAACCTTTCGGTTTACAAGGCATTTGAACATCAGCATTTAAATGAGATTGGCCAGTCGTTGAAACAATTACAACCAGCTTTTGGTAAGGCAATAAACTTTATTCCCTATCGCGGCGATTTTACGCGCGGCATAATTGCGTCAACGTACCTTGATACAGACCTGTCAGAAGCAGATGCATTAAAGCTGTATCATCAATATTATGATGCACATCCATTTACGCATGTAACCAGCCGCGATATCGACCTGAAACAAATTGTGAATACCAACAAATGTTTTATCCAGGTAAAGAAACATGGAAATAAACTATTGATTATAAGTATTTTAGATAATCTGCTTAAAGGAGCATCCGGCCAGGCAGTGCAGAATATGAACCTGATGTTTGGCCTTGATGAAAAAGCCGGACTAAAGCTGAAAGCAACAGGCTTTTAACCAATATTATTTAACTTTTTAAAGCCCCTTAAGGGGTTTAGGGCATATGAAATTATTTGACGTTTATCCTGTCAATCCGATTAATATAGTTAAAGGACAAGGCAGTTTAGTTTATGATGATAAAGGAACCGAATACCTTGATCTTTATGGCGGACATGCCGTTATCTCTATTGGGCACACTAATCCACATTATGTAAAACGACTTGAGGATCAGCTACATAAGATCGGATTTTACTCAAACTCCATAGAAATACCGATTCAGAAAGAACTGGCTGAAAAACTTGGGCACGTTTCGGGAAAAGAAGATTACCAGTTGTTTTTATGCAATTCAGGCGCGGAAGCAAACGAAAATGCATTAAAGCTGGCGTCGTTTTATAACGGCAAAAAGAAAGTAATTACTTTTAAGGGTGCCTTTCACGGGCGTACGTCTTTGGCCGTTGCGGTTACCGATAACCCAAAAATCATAGCGCCCGTTAATGAAACGGATAATGCCATCTTTCTGCCCTGGAAAGACGAAGCCGCATTGGCGCAGGCTTTTGCTGAACATGAGATCTCATCGGTTATCATTGAAGGAATTCAGGGTGTAGGCGGGATCCAGGTAGCGCCTGAAAGCTTTCTTCAAAAAATAAGATCGCTATGTGATACCCACAATGCTGTTTTTATTGCGGATAGTGTACAATGTGGTTATGGCCGAACCGGTAAGTTTTTTTCACATGATTTTGCCGGCGTTAACGCTGATATTTATACCATGGCAAAAGGCATGGGCAATGGCTTTCCAGTAGGAGGCATCATTATATCTCCAAAAATTCAACCCGCTTATGGCATGCTTGGAACCACCTTTGGTGGCAATCATTTAGCATGTGCAGCTGGGTTAGCAGTGCTGGAGGTGATGGAGCAGGATAACCTGGTGCAAAACGCAGCTACTGTTGGCGGCTATTTGATAAGTGAGCTTAAAAAATTCAAACAGGTTAGTGAAGTTAGGGGCCGCGGGTTGATGATAGGAATTGAGTTGCCTGCCGAATTTGCGCACGTACGTAAAGAACTTTTATTTAAGCACCATATATTTACCGGTGAAGCTAAACCAAACGTAGTAAGGTTACTACCTGCGCTTAACTTAACAAAAGCATATGCCGACAGATTTTTAGAAGCATTTACTACCGTATTAAATCAATAACAGCACAATTTCTTCCCGCCATGAAACTATTTTCTTCTGTAAACGACGTTGATGACGTTAATGCTCTTGTTAAAGAAGCATTAAAGCTTAAGCAGTTCCCTTATGCACATAAAAGCCTTGGCGAGAACAAAACTATGGCGCTTGTTTTTTTAAACCCCAGCCTGCGTACCCGTATGAGCACCCAAAAAGCGGCGCTTAACCTGGGCATGAACGTAATGGTGCTGAATATGGATAAAGAGGGTTGGGCTTTGGAATTGCGCGATAATGTAATAATGAACGGGAATACTGTTGAACATATCCGTGAAGCAGCGGCGGTTATGGGGCAATATGCTGATATCATTGGGGTGCGCTCGTTCCCGGGTTTAAAAAACCGTGAGGAAGATTATAGCGAGATGATTTTCAACAAGTTTGTTGAGTTTTGCGGCGTGCCTGTAGTTAGTCTTGAATCAGCTACCCGCCATCCGCTGCAGAGCCTGGCCGACCTGGTTACTATTGAAGAATTAAAAACCCGCAGCAAACCAAGGGTGGTATTAACCTGGGCTCCGCATATAAAACCGCTGCCTCAGGCTGTACCGAATTCATTTGCCGAATGGATGTGCAAGGCTGATGTTGATTTTACTATAGCCCATCCGGCCGGATACGAACTTTGTGGCGATTTTACAAACGGTGCTAAAATAACTCATAACCAGGATGAGGCTTTGGCTGATGCAGACTTCATTTATGTAAAAAACTGGTCGGCTTATGAACCTTACGGCAAAATTTTACCGGGCAACCAGGATTGGATGCTTACCAACGAAAAACTGAAGATTACTAATAACGCAAAAGTTATGCACTGCCTGCCGGTGAGGCGTAATTTAGAGCTATCTGATGAAATCTTAGACGGAGCAAGCTCTGTAGTGGTGCATGAGGCGGCTAACCGGGTTTGGGCGGCGCAAGCAGTGCTGAAACGAATGCTGGAAGGACTGAGTTAACAAGGCTGAAAGCAAGAGTTAACTGTTCGGTAATCTAAACCTTTACACCTATTTTTAAAACTACAAGCGTGTATATACCATCTTTCAACAAATTTTCCAATAATCAGGAAGCCATAATTTTTATGCAGCGGTACAGTTTCGCTGCAATTATTACGGTTAAGGATGGGATTCCTTCCGCGACACATTTGCCATTCCTTGTAACAGAAATTGACGGCCAATTAATTTTATTTTCTCATTTTGCAAAGGCAAATCCACAATCTGCAGACATCATAAATAACCGGGCCCTGGTGATATTTACAGAGCCACATGCCTACATTTCCACTGCGAACTATGAAAAAGATCTGAATGTACCTACATGGAACTACTTAGCGGTTCATGCGTACGGTAATTGTTTTTTATTAGAGGGTGAGGCAGAAAAAGCGGAGCTGTTAAAAAACACCATCAGCAATTACGAGGTTGGCTATTTAAAACAATATGAGAGCCTGCCTGATGATTACAAGCTAAAAATGATGAAAGGCATTGTGGGCTTTCAAATTATTGTGGACGATTTGCAGGCTAAAAAGAAACTCAGCCAAAACAGAACGGAAAAGGAACGGGAAAATATTATAGAACAACTGGAAGATTCAAGCAATACCAGCGAAAAGGAAATAGCGGAGTATATGAAATCGCTTGACAAAAAACACTAAAGCATATTTTTAATTCGTCCCTTTTTCCTTCAACGATGAATCAATGAGTTTGTTCAACGTCAACCCTTGCACTACAATTGAAAATATAACAATAAAATAACTACCGCATAAAATAACATGCCTATACGGACTAAACGGCAATGATAACGCAAGCGCAATGGAAATCCCTCCTCTTACCCCGGCCCAGGTTAAGATATTGATACTTTTGTAGTTAACATCCAAACTGCGGCGAAGAAATGTGAGCGGTAATATAATACTGAGCCATCGGGCTATCAATATCAGCACAATAGCTATTCCGCCGGTTAGCCAGTAATTGGTGATATACGGGAGATTCACCATTTGAAGACCTATCATAACAAATAAAATGGTGTTCAGCATCTCGTCGATAAGTTGCCAGAATTTTTCCAGTGCTTCGTGCGACCGTTCCTTTTCATCGCTATTAATTGTGCGGTTCCCCATAAACAATCCTGCCGAAACCACCGACAAGGGAATAGATAAGTTCAGGTATGACGCGATAACTGAAGCACTCATAACCACCGATAATGAAACCAATACGATTGTTTGAAAATCATTGATAGATTTCATTAACCTGAACGCGATAAAACCTAATATCACCCCAAGCACAACACCACCAAGAACTTCTCTTAAAAACAACAGCGCTGTTTGCGTAAAACTCACGTTATCAACTCCTGAGTTTATAGCCTCAAGGATAGTTATAAAAAGGACAAGGCCTACCCCATCATTAAATAATGATTCGCCCGAAATAATGGTTGCAATATTTGAAGGCAATTTTGAATTTTTAATTATAGCCCCCACTGCAACCGGGTCTGTAGGCGAGATCAGCGCACCAAATAAGAGACAATAAACAAAAGACATGTGAATATTAAACAGCATTGTACCATAATAAAACAGTACGCCAAAGGCAGCGGTGGATAGGATTACACTAAGTGTGCTTAAAACAAATACTGGTCGCAGTTCACGCTTAAGCCGCTTGGTATTTGAGTTAAATGAACCCGCAAAAAGCAGGAACCCCAGCATTATATTTAAAACAGTACCTGAAAAATTTATATTCTTAGCTAATAATGTAAGATAGCGTGCTACCGACGGGTCTAGTTTATCAATAACAATAGTGATAACAGATACAATAATGGCTATTGTGATAATACCAATGGTTCCCGGCAATTTAATAAAGCGGGCGTTAATATATGAATAAAAAGCGCTGACGATTATCAGCAGGGCAATAATTAAAAACAGTCCCATTAGCAATAAATTACCTTAATAATGCAATTAACAGAACAATGTTTGTTATCTGCTTCAGTTTCTATTCTGATGAGTCATACAGCTTTCGGGTTACCGGATTAAAACCCCTAACTATCAACCTGTTATCGCTATTTTTAGTAAAATAGTTTAAAAACCAGCTGATAAATATTATCCCCTTGTTTGCAAAGCCAGCTAGCGACAAGAGATGTACAAATCCCCACAGGAGCCACGCAAAAAAACCACGAAAATGCAGCTTGCCCAAATCAGCAACGGCCTGGTTGCGGCCGATGGTAGCAAGTGACCCTTTATCTTTATACTTAAACGGCGTGGTGGGCTGATTGTTAATTAAACTAACCAGGTTTTTAGCCAGGCACTGCCCCTGCTGTATTGCAGTTGGCGCTACGCCTGGATAACCGTTAGGTGTTTCAGGCGTTATGATTGCGGAAACATCGCCAATAGCGAAAATATTTTGAAAACCTTTAACCCTGTTGATCTCGTCAGTCTGTATCCTGGCACCCCGCGTAATAACATCGGCAGGAATACCATCCGGAACTTCACCCTTTACTCCTGCGGCCCACAAAACATTACGGGTCTTTATAGTTTTTCCGTTATCAATTGTTAAATAAAAGCCGTCATAACTTTGCACATGGGCGCTGTTAAATATAGTTACGTCGGCATTGGTTAAAAACTGCTTTGCAGTTTCAGATGCCTGCGGAGACATGGCAGCAAGCAACCGGTCTTTACCTTCTACAAGATAAACCCGCATGTCATATTTGCTGAGACCATGGTAATCCTTGCCCAAAATCAGATGCCGCATCTCTGCCAGGGCACCCGAAAGCTCAACACCGGTAGGCCCGCCCCCGACTACCACAAACGTCATCAGCGCGAATTTTTCGCGCATATCAGTAGTAACCAACGCAGTTTCCAGGTTTTGAAGAATAAGACTGCGGATATTTAACGCTTCCGGGATGTTTTTCATCGGCATTGCAAAATGCGCTATCTGCTCATTACCAAAAAAATTCGTGTTAGATCCGGTGGCAAGTACCAGGTAATCGTAATGGATCTCGCCAATATCTGTTGT of Mucilaginibacter xinganensis contains these proteins:
- the argC gene encoding N-acetyl-gamma-glutamyl-phosphate reductase, which translates into the protein MEKVRAGIVGGAGYTGGEMLRILINHPNVEISFVHSSSNAGNHVYDVHTDLFGDTDLKFAAELAYNIDVLFLCVGHGDARKFLEANPIPDHIKIIDLSQDFRLLPNAKLKTKNFIYGLPELNREAIKQAGNIANPGCFATCLQLGLIPLASKGLLNSEVHITATTGSTGAGQSPSATTHFTWRNDNLSVYKAFEHQHLNEIGQSLKQLQPAFGKAINFIPYRGDFTRGIIASTYLDTDLSEADALKLYHQYYDAHPFTHVTSRDIDLKQIVNTNKCFIQVKKHGNKLLIISILDNLLKGASGQAVQNMNLMFGLDEKAGLKLKATGF
- a CDS encoding YpdA family putative bacillithiol disulfide reductase, producing MLDILIIGGGPIGLACGLKAQKAGLSFLIIEKGCLVNSLYNYPSTMTFFSTSEKLEIGGIPFVTVNNKPTRSEALEYYRRVSTSNQLPVNLFEEVTGLAKQDDNFTVTTSKGTYHAKKIILSTGFYDIPVKLDIPGENLLKVKHYYKDPHYYAMQKVVVVGSSNSAIDVALETYRKGAEVTLVIRGAEVSDRVKYWVRPDIINRIKEGSIRAYFNSHLNAIRENEVDIETPDGSVTIPNDFVMAMTGYKPNFAFLKKLGINLTEDKFIPSYNLETMETNQPGLYLAGVVCGGLDTHLWFIENSRVHAEMIIDDIISKR
- a CDS encoding FMN-binding negative transcriptional regulator, whose protein sequence is MYIPSFNKFSNNQEAIIFMQRYSFAAIITVKDGIPSATHLPFLVTEIDGQLILFSHFAKANPQSADIINNRALVIFTEPHAYISTANYEKDLNVPTWNYLAVHAYGNCFLLEGEAEKAELLKNTISNYEVGYLKQYESLPDDYKLKMMKGIVGFQIIVDDLQAKKKLSQNRTEKERENIIEQLEDSSNTSEKEIAEYMKSLDKKH
- the argG gene encoding argininosuccinate synthase; the encoded protein is MKKKVVLAYSGGLDTSFCCIYLTQDLGYEVHSVIVNTGGFNDEELKSVEERAYKMGVTSHHVVDETENFYNTCVRFLIYGNVLKNNTYPLSVSAERVSQATAIANYAKEIGAEFVAHGSTGAGNDQVRFDMIFNILVPEVQIITPIRDLKLSREAEIQYLKEHGVEMNFEKAKYSINKGIWGTSVGGKETLTSNLGLPEEAWPTQVTSTGVKNLELIFEKGELVGIDNERYDHPTKAIQALQAIAQPYGIGRDIHVGDTIIGIKGRVGFEAAAPMIIIKAHHTLEKHVLTKWQLSWKDQLSSFYGNWLHEGQFHDPIMRNIEAFLTDTQHNVTGKVFVQLHPYRFQVIGIESAHDLMSNKFGSYGEMNNSWSGEDVKGFSKIFGNQVMIYHKVNS
- a CDS encoding aspartate aminotransferase family protein is translated as MKLFDVYPVNPINIVKGQGSLVYDDKGTEYLDLYGGHAVISIGHTNPHYVKRLEDQLHKIGFYSNSIEIPIQKELAEKLGHVSGKEDYQLFLCNSGAEANENALKLASFYNGKKKVITFKGAFHGRTSLAVAVTDNPKIIAPVNETDNAIFLPWKDEAALAQAFAEHEISSVIIEGIQGVGGIQVAPESFLQKIRSLCDTHNAVFIADSVQCGYGRTGKFFSHDFAGVNADIYTMAKGMGNGFPVGGIIISPKIQPAYGMLGTTFGGNHLACAAGLAVLEVMEQDNLVQNAATVGGYLISELKKFKQVSEVRGRGLMIGIELPAEFAHVRKELLFKHHIFTGEAKPNVVRLLPALNLTKAYADRFLEAFTTVLNQ
- a CDS encoding cation:proton antiporter gives rise to the protein MGLFLIIALLIIVSAFYSYINARFIKLPGTIGIITIAIIVSVITIVIDKLDPSVARYLTLLAKNINFSGTVLNIMLGFLLFAGSFNSNTKRLKRELRPVFVLSTLSVILSTAAFGVLFYYGTMLFNIHMSFVYCLLFGALISPTDPVAVGAIIKNSKLPSNIATIISGESLFNDGVGLVLFITILEAINSGVDNVSFTQTALLFLREVLGGVVLGVILGFIAFRLMKSINDFQTIVLVSLSVVMSASVIASYLNLSIPLSVVSAGLFMGNRTINSDEKERSHEALEKFWQLIDEMLNTILFVMIGLQMVNLPYITNYWLTGGIAIVLILIARWLSIILPLTFLRRSLDVNYKSINILTWAGVRGGISIALALSLPFSPYRHVILCGSYFIVIFSIVVQGLTLNKLIDSSLKEKGTN
- a CDS encoding Rossmann-fold NAD(P)-binding domain-containing protein — its product is MKLFSSVNDVDDVNALVKEALKLKQFPYAHKSLGENKTMALVFLNPSLRTRMSTQKAALNLGMNVMVLNMDKEGWALELRDNVIMNGNTVEHIREAAAVMGQYADIIGVRSFPGLKNREEDYSEMIFNKFVEFCGVPVVSLESATRHPLQSLADLVTIEELKTRSKPRVVLTWAPHIKPLPQAVPNSFAEWMCKADVDFTIAHPAGYELCGDFTNGAKITHNQDEALADADFIYVKNWSAYEPYGKILPGNQDWMLTNEKLKITNNAKVMHCLPVRRNLELSDEILDGASSVVVHEAANRVWAAQAVLKRMLEGLS
- a CDS encoding N-acetyltransferase codes for the protein MIKDFDIQVATAQHADFAPQICDEMAESAKARGTGIAQRSPEYVANKMLEGKAVIAFHKDGTWAGFCYIETWSHGDFVANSGLIVSPQFRKEGLAKAIKESIFNLSRTKYPNAKIFGLTTGLAVMKINSELGYEPVTYSELTQDEDFWAGCKSCVNYDILMSKGRKNCMCTAMLFDPAEKQKEYEDKMKKITHKATLLERIENAIKKRIEKFTYSTT
- a CDS encoding 2'-5' RNA ligase family protein, producing the protein MTGYQDYLIVLSPPDSIKKKIKRYKDDSAAIIGEYDSHYSKGHISIQQWPRKKPVWIDAMMPKLERELLSLPPLVVNIKGFDFFHHEDNPTIYARMDQTALTAIWYKQLKRFFSGGSFVPHITIARSIPAPAFKKLWPYLSKQEWNEEFKIDKLTILRRDTIGHDKSYKIYRELPFNRRLDFYNYTQSKVKTPVTTEKPVNTQQFSLF
- a CDS encoding 2'-5' RNA ligase family protein, which translates into the protein MTTYVDYLMIICLPSELVKEISRYKQASVNAIGHFEAMHTPAYITITHQVRCKPFLAQPAIARMEQRISSLPPAELYLNGFGYFSHGSAAKTIYAQIEPTQRNENWFKLLAMQMGIKLKDFTPNVTIVKNIPATTFNKLWPNFHNRKFKYPFTVNSLTILHKDTFTEHDEWRVYRELSFGNKLSAF